The following DNA comes from Cetobacterium sp. NK01.
CAAAAGTTGAATTTAAAACAACAACTCCCTCATGAATATTATCTATAATAGCTGCTTGTTGTTGAACAAGACTTTTGGTATTTATATATAATTTTGTGATCTCTTCTGGTTCTAAATCTAACATTTCTTTTTTAATCTTTTTAGCAAAAATTTTTGAACTTATAAAAATAAAAATTGAACTTATTAACGATAAGACTAAAATTTTTAATAAAATTAAAAATATCGTATGTTTAAAAATATTAAAAAGCTTTCCAACCATAACAAAGCCAATAATTTTATCATCTTCTACAATAGGCTCAAACCTTCTATAGGTTAATCCTTGAGAACCTTTAGTTATTATAAAATAACCTTTTTTATTTTTTAAAACATTTTCACTATCTTTGGTTCCAAAAGTTTCTCCTATTTTACTAGGATCTAAATGACTAAATCTAAGGTTATTCTTATCTGCTATAACTACTATATCTACATCTTGATTATTATCAACAAAAACCTCTGCATATTTTTGAAGATTAAACTTTTTAGAAATTATAGATTCTTTTACAAATCTTGTATCAGATATTTCAAGAGCTACTTCATTTAAACTTCTTTTTACTTTGTTAGTTTCATTATTAACTTCAGTATATGTAATTATTCCTATGAGAAGTATTAACAATGGAGTTGTTATTAAAATAGACAATTTTATAACTCTTTGCTCAAATCTACTTTTCATCCTTGCCTCCTTAAAATACTTAAGGAATAATTATAACATATTTTTTAACAAAACTCTTTAAAATTATCTATAGTATTTATATTTCTTAAATATTTTAAGTACTCTTCAGTTAATTCTATGTGTTTTACCTTATTCCCTTCTTCTAAAAATGCAATCTTATATTTTTTTTGCTCTACTAATTTTTTTACAGAATTAAAAATATTTTTAGAATAAATTCCTACTAAATAATCTATTCTACCATTTATTTTAGGAACAATTATATCCCAATTTTCTATTTTTAATTCATTTATAAGCTCTTCAATTAATCTTTCACTTAGAAAAGGTAAATCACATGGTAATATTATAGCAAATTCATTTTTTATTTTAGGGAGTACTGTAAAAAATCCTCCCATTGGTCCTATATTTTTTATTTCATCTGAGTACACATTAACTCCTAAATAATCAAGCTCATTTGAATTTGAACTAATTAAAATTTCGTCAATTTGTTTTATTTTTTTTATATTTTCTAAAATTATTTCAATAAAAAATTTTCCATCTTTTTTTAGAAGGGCTTTATTTTTATATTCCATTCTAGATCCTTTCCCTCCGGCTAAAATTATACAGCTTATCATAAATCCTCCCAGTAATTTATTTTTAGTATATTATTGAGAAATTTCTTCTATTATCCTTTTTTATTTGTAAAGGAACTCTCATAATTTAAGTGTATATATAGTTAAATATCATAAGAAAATCTAAGGAGGGACATTGTGGTCAAAGTAACATTAAATAATAATATTATTGAACTTGATGAAACACTATCAGTATTAGAT
Coding sequences within:
- a CDS encoding molybdenum cofactor guanylyltransferase; protein product: MISCIILAGGKGSRMEYKNKALLKKDGKFFIEIILENIKKIKQIDEILISSNSNELDYLGVNVYSDEIKNIGPMGGFFTVLPKIKNEFAIILPCDLPFLSERLIEELINELKIENWDIIVPKINGRIDYLVGIYSKNIFNSVKKLVEQKKYKIAFLEEGNKVKHIELTEEYLKYLRNINTIDNFKEFC